In Lachancea thermotolerans CBS 6340 chromosome H complete sequence, a single genomic region encodes these proteins:
- the PXP1 gene encoding putative indolepyruvate decarboxylase family protein (similar to uniprot|P39994 Saccharomyces cerevisiae YEL020C Hypothetical ORF), with protein MSAFPEYLSELLHGYGITAVFGIVGIPIVELADAMISHGKVKFYGFRNEQAASYAASAYGYLTGRPGVLLVVGGPGVIHALAGVYNSISNKWPLIVLAGSSEDSNRGGFQELDQIALLSKYVKYSSRLSNSNVDQSFYDALRQAVLGTPGVSYLDIPANVIDQEVEKNESFSRRHIAKISYQPTDAALQRVAKLLNANRDKNILCVIGKGATENAQQIRPFVDEFQLPFLSTPMAKGVVPDSHALNVSSARSLALKSADIVLVLGARLNWILHFGEAPKWKNDAIFIQIDTTAEELGHNNGAGTLFSLCGDIGTTVAKLTPLLAGFSGRGLFGSLETRIQQNEKRLRARENEPSPALTYNKVYATIRKQIVDKDTIIVSEGANTMDVARISFPTDYPKLRMDAGTNATMGVGLGYAIAAKIAHPQKNVIAIQGDSAFGFSGMELETASRYKLGITVVVMNNSGIYHGEDPAAESSPNTAPSTALSQECRYDLVAEGLGCRGFVARTQGEVSAAFAAAIKVAADGRPALINVMIEPGPQGKLSFGWQKKAKL; from the coding sequence ATGAGTGCCTTCCCGGAGTACTTATCAGAACTACTTCATGGCTATGGGATCACCGCTGTATTCGGGATTGTTGGCATCCCCATTGTGGAATTGGCTGACGCTATGATTTCACACGGAAAAGTTAAGTTCTATGGATTTAGGAATGAACAAGCCGCATCCTACGCGGCTTCCGCATATGGCTATTTGACTGGTAGGCCGGGTGTACTCCTCGTGGTCGGCGGTCCAGGCGTGATTCACGCGCTTGCTGGGGTCTACAATTCTATTTCTAATAAGTGGCCCCTAATAGTTCTTGCAGGAAGTAGCGAGGACTCTAACCGTGGTGGCTTCCAAGAACTAGACCAAATTGCGCTGCTGAGCAAATATGTGAAATACAGCTCGAGACTTAGCAATTCAAACGTTGACCAATCGTTCTACGACGCGCTTCGCCAGGCTGTGCTGGGCACCCCAGGCGTATCGTACTTGGATATCCCAGCCAACGTAATTGACCAGGAAGTGGAGAAGaatgaaagcttttcacGAAGGCATATCGCCAAGATATCTTATCAACCTACAGATGCAGCTCTGCAGCGCGTGGCCAAGCTTCTTAATGCAAACCGCGATAAGAATATTCTTTGCGTAATCGGCAAAGGAGCTACTGAGAACGCGCAGCAAATACGGCCTTTTGTCGATGAGTTTCAGcttccttttctttccacCCCCATGGCGAAGGGTGTTGTTCCTGACTCGCATGCGCTAAACGTGTCTTCGGCACGGTCTTTGGCTTTGAAGTCGGCAGATATTGTACTTGTGTTAGGCGCTCGATTGAATTGGATATTGCATTTTGGGGAAGCTCCCAAATGGAAGAACGATGCAATTTTCATTCAAATCGATACAACTGCAGAAGAGCTAGGTCATAATAACGGGGCAGGAACCCTTTTTTCGTTATGCGGTGACATAGGCACCACTGTCGCGAAGCTCACGCCGCTATTAGCTGGCTTCAGCGGTCGGGGCCTTTTTGGGTCGCTTGAAACGCGCATTCAACAGAACGAAAAACGTTTAAGGGCTAGGGAAAACGAGCCCAGTCCTGCGCTAACGTACAACAAGGTATATGCTACAATTAGGAAGCAGATTGTTGACAAGGACACTATAATAGTTAGCGAAGGTGCAAATACAATGGATGTAGCCCGCATTTCGTTTCCTACGGATTACCCAAAGCTGCGAATGGACGCGGGCACAAATGCGACGATGGGCGTGGGGCTGGGGTATGCCATTGCTGCGAAAATCGCCCATCCTCAGAAAAACGTTATTGCCATTCAAGGCGACTCCGCGTTTGGGTTTTCAGGAATGGAATTGGAAACTGCTTCCCGCTATAAGCTCGGCATTACAGTCGTGGTTATGAATAATAGCGGCATCTATCACGGCGAGGACCCCGCGGCCGAAAGTTCGCCTAACACGGCACCTTCAACTGCTCTGAGTCAAGAGTGCCGCTACGACCTTGTAGCAGAAGGCCTAGGATGTCGAGGCTTCGTGGCTCGAACACAAGGCGAGGTAAGCGCTGCTTTCGCGGCCGCCATAAAAGTGGCCGCCGACGGCCGCCCAGCTCTGATTAATGTCATGATAGAGCCTGGCCCTCAGGGGAAACTTTCGTTTGGCTGGCAAAAGAAGGCTAAATTATAA
- the TIM9 gene encoding protein transporter TIM9 (highly similar to uniprot|O74700 Saccharomyces cerevisiae YEL020W-A TIM9 Mitochondrial intermembrane space protein mediating import and insertion of polytopic inner membrane proteins) — translation MDALNSREQQEFQKVVEQKQMKDFMRLYSNLVERCFTDCVNDFTSSKLTSKEQTCIMKCSEKFLKHSERVGQRFQEQNAALSQSLGR, via the coding sequence ATGGACGCCCTAAACAGCAGAGAGCAGCAAGAATTCCAGAAAGTTGtggagcagaagcagaTGAAAGACTTCATGCGTCTGTACTCCAACCTGGTCGAGAGATGTTTCACCGACTGCGTGAACGACTTCACCTCCTCCAAACTCACATCAAAGGAGCAAACATGCATTATGAAGTGTTCTGAGAAGTTTTTAAAGCACAGCGAGCGCGTGGGCCAGCGTTTCCAAGAGCAGAACGCGGCATTGAGTCAGAGTCTCGGCCGTTGA
- the URA3 gene encoding orotidine-5'-phosphate decarboxylase (highly similar to uniprot|P03962 Saccharomyces cerevisiae YEL021W URA3 orotidine-5'-phosphate decarboxylase): MSALSYLERAERHASPVAAKLLKLMHEKKTNLCASLDVHTTKELLDLVQVLGPHICLLKTHVDILDDFSMEGTVVPLKELAKKFNFMIFEDRKFADIGNTVKLQYSSGVYKIAQWADITNAHGVTGPGIVQGLKQAAQETTQEPRGLLMLAELSCKGALAYGEYTKGTVDIAKSDKDFVIGFIAQNDMGGRDEGFDWLVMTPGVGLDDKGDSLGQQYRTVDEVVTGGSDIIIVGRGLFGKGRDPSVEGARYRKAGWDAYIKRCGN; encoded by the coding sequence ATGTCCGCTTTGAGTTACCTTGAAAGAGCAGAACGCCATGCTAGCCCTGTGGCAGcgaaacttttgaagctaatGCACgagaagaaaacaaacttgTGCGCATCTCTAGATGTTCATACTACCAAAGAACTCTTGGATCTGGTGCAGGTGCTCGGACCCCACATCTGTCTGCTGAAGACGCATGTCGACATCCTAGATGACTTCTCCATGGAAGGAACGGTGGTCCCCctgaaagagcttgcgaagaagttcaacttCATGATCTTCGAAGACCGTAAGTTTGCGGACATTGGTAATACGGTTAAGCTGCAGTACTCGTCTGGTGTGTACAAGATTGCACAATGGGCCGACATAACGAACGCGCACGGTGTAACTGGTCCTGGCATCGTTCAGGGTCTAAAGCAGGCCGCGCAGGAGACAACTCAGGAACCAAGAGGGCTTTTGATGCTTGCGGAGCTTTCCTGCAAGGGCGCACTTGCGTACGGTGAATACACCAAGGGGACCGTGGACATAGCCAAGAGCGACAAAGACTTTGTGATTGGCTTTATTGCACAGAACGACATGGGAGGACGTGACGAGGGCTTTGACTGGCTCGTCATGACCCCTGGCGTTGGCCTCGACGACAAAGGCGACAGCTTGGGTCAACAGTATCGCACTGTGGACGAAGTTGTTACTGGTGGCTCCGACATCATCATTGTTGGCAGAGGTCTGTTTGGCAAGGGAAGAGACCCTAGCGTAGAAGGCGCCAGATACAGAAAGGCGGGCTGGGATGCATACATAAAAAGGTGTGGCAACTGA
- a CDS encoding KLTH0H14190p (conserved hypothetical protein): protein MSSEAVKNEDSALTGGSSSLIGAMTAGGRSMVYQLTSFYLRTPVKLFRPARFDYLHYLRVLLVGEDKAQTHIEKAPQSRFLKFWNPRYFYYLENSSIGLLTKGLNKYGWKVIPERVLPPLVANSVAGVVLYTTYLTTLDHFDKVNNPESTNHRPLDVMRAGFLAGAAQALTSAPIDAIYTRSTVDQLISHAKTYDNLWVYGFKKLQEIGLVGCFGGFGLSLVKECTGFAAYFTVFEVFKGQICQWTIDFMKHYRELKFSIRQSKIARLFQEESEEDLNDIDPVFMSTREESWFRKAFVFVGGVSAALLLQMIQYPFAKLQKMHLSRLEVLDMYSKAKIADEAKPATSTISPKPNHIRIKLRPKSRRLFHIYYHSYLDTFQHIYFIQKNTGSTLRWLYKGFTRNTLAIIPGTTAGLLLLEVMRNKLSENVSESSSKFSKFQH, encoded by the coding sequence ATGAGTTCAGAAGCAGTGAAGAATGAGGACTCGGCTCTAACGGGTGGCAGTTCATCCCTAATTGGCGCCATGACGGCTGGTGGACGCTCTATGGTATACCAGCTGACATCATTTTACCTCCGCACGCCTGTCAAATTGTTCAGACCCGCAAGGTTTGACTACTTGCATTACCTTCGCGTGCTATTAGTAGGAGAAGACAAAGCCCAAACTCACATCGAAAAAGCGCCCCAGtcgagatttttgaagttctgGAATCCACGCTACTTTTACTATTTGGAAAACTCTTCTATCGGGCTATTGACAAAGGGCCTAAACAAGTATGGCTGGAAAGTCATTCCTGAGAGGGTGCTTCCACCCCTAGTTGCAAATTCTGTTGCAGGCGTGGTCCTTTACACGACATACCTTACAACTCTGGATCACTTTGACAAAGTCAATAATCCAGAGTCTACAAATCACCGACCGTTGGACGTCATGAGAGCTGGGTTTTTGGCAGGCGCCGCCCAGGCACTTACCTCGGCACCCATTGACGCCATCTACACGAGGTCTACAGTCGATCAACTAATTTCGCACGCAAAGACTTATGACAATCTGTGGGTGTATGGattcaaaaaacttcaagaaattggGCTTGTTGGATGCTTCGGTGGGTTTGGTCTCTCACTAGTTAAGGAGTGCACCGGCTTTGCCGCCTATTTTACTGTTTTCGAGGTTTTTAAGGGTCAAATCTGCCAATGGACTATTGATTTTATGAAACACTATCGCGAACTCAAATTCTCCATTCGTCAATCCAAGATTGCTAGGTTGTTCCAGGAAGAGTCAGAAGAGGACTTAAACGATATCGACCCTGTATTCATGAGcacaagagaagaaagttGGTTTCGTAAAGCATTCGTCTTTGTTGGGGGTGTTTCcgctgctcttcttttaCAAATGATCCAGTACCCATTTGCTAAGCTGCAGAAAATGCACCTTTCGCGACTGGAGGTTTTAGACATGTACAGCAAGGCGAAAATCGCAGATGAGGCCAAACCTGCCACTTCCACAATCTCACCGAAGCCAAACCATATCAGAATTAAGCtaaggccaaaaagccgAAGACTTTTTCACATCTATTACCATTCTTATCTTGACACTTTTCAGCACATCTATTTTATTCAAAAGAACACGGGGTCTACTTTAAGATGGCTCTACAAGGGCTTTACTAGGAACACTTTAGCAATAATTCCTGGCACTACGGCCGGCCTACTACTTTTGGAAGTAATGAGAAACAAATTGAGTGAAAACGTCTCTGAGTCCTCAtccaaattttcaaaattccaACACTAA
- the GEA2 gene encoding Arf family guanine nucleotide exchange factor GEA2 (similar to uniprot|P39993 Saccharomyces cerevisiae YEL022W): protein MAENYDVAVDPVTIVIKECITLSTAMRKYSKYTAQTGVAALLSGGSEIFSNQDDSLADTFNNLSTSKNKDPLLSGFVQLRLMLNSLSSLEKIDSLTLLQPFLLVISTPSISGYITSLALDSLQKFITFRIIGPSSLNHTIACREAVNALTHCRFEGSEQTNDDSVLLKVLVLLETVILSEDSNILSDSIVYEVLQTVMSLACNKKRTEVLRKAAEMSMMSITVKVFGKLRGIQATDLQKYINDEDFSKNVLKDDVIGTSQDSPPEEDLKDAESCSSSIRTDVIEKSTRQLEENYGLPVIRDYLGILVSLIMPENQFKHNNSTKVFGLNLLNTAIEVSGNLFPIHPRLFNLVSDPIFKNVLYIIQNTEKLSLLQSALQLFTTLVIILGEHLQRQIELTFTSILEILKTNRATNPKARSSAAKELITEQISILWTRTPSFFTRMFMNFDCNLNRSDLSTTVIESLTKLALPESALTTADSVPPICLEGLISLVDNMHDRIEGEDRSLLSQSPPIKALKERAKKTEFIKCTESFNEKPKKGIPLLIEHKFIESDSETDIAKFLFEKNGRLNKKSIGEHLANPDNISLLKKFVNLFDFKGLRIDEALRIMLTKFRLPGESQQIERIVETFSAKYVESQEYDPEKAGLDIENDYSTVQPDADSVFILSYSVILLNTDLHNPLVKKHMTFDDYTYNLKGCNNQKDFPMWYLDRIFCSIRDKEIVMPEEHHGTDKWFDDAWNNLVSSTTVVTQTSDTLDEERASLDKSCLLQFDKEIFSIVGSSIVQTLFKIFEVASDDHISTRMLTSIDKCSHIACFFGQNKLFNDIIEQIAKSTLLTKQITNNSSENQELEGIPVVQINLEESKETLTVSSLSVRFGRNFKSQLCTVVLFRFLQKNQNSQIMSETAWSLIVEILLNLFEHAMISPDIFPDLQNKLRIGNLPKPTPEYSINKSKVNRGLLSTFASYLKGDEEPTEEELSASISAMECIRSSHISSSIFGNEINVMSMLISVLLNSIPMKKNAENFRYFEPEVLFLMELALASYLFCKHDKEVGKAVLAKLSEIGLIGGSFKGFKRRILAYKLLLVSVLEEPNAITKLINEDLLAENEIYDQKFFASDQGSEMLRMLLSLTEIENYSAVLYQNEGFWKVLRAFASAERHTCTVFEYLNGSILKKENSISSTNFLWVLGLLDEISSIGAIGSKWEEEYEKSSENGQAKNQENPYQETVETSLKSINATTHLIKLKRRDVLSKAELVGLLQALGHQCFNPCYQLRTYAVGSLESTILENLDTFSDTLTISEVVDNGFLVMMEGENKPTAIPEVLSLFSKVYIHYLKLGKAENDSFLKILNVFNKYVENPTVEKILQDLLAEKKQREQPTETQSTEVQLSQTKPTETQSTEALNNDEKP from the coding sequence ATGGCGGAAAACTACGATGTGGCAGTCGATCCAGTGACGATCGTCATAAAGGAGTGTATTACGCTGTCAACTGCGATGCGCAAGTATTCCAAGTACACAGCTCAGACCGGCGTGGCAGCTCTGTTGAGTGGCGGTAGTGAGATCTTCAGCAACCAAGATGATTCACTTGCCGACACCTTCAATAACCTGTCAACAagcaagaacaaagacCCTTTACTCTCGGGATTTGTTCAATTGCGATTGATGCTGAACAGCTTGAGTTCGCTTGAGAAAATTGACTCTCTAACGTTACTTCAACCATTCCTGTTGGTTATCAGTACGCCTTCTATCTCAGGCTACATCACATCTTTGGCCTTAGATtcgcttcaaaaattcatAACTTTTCGGATTATTGGTCCAAGCTCATTGAATCACACAATTGCTTGTCGCGAAGCGGTGAATGCATTGACCCACTGCAGGTTCGAAGGTTCTGAGCAGACTAATGACGATtctgttttgttgaaagtcCTCGTTCTGTTAGAAACCGTAATACTATCCGAAGATAGCAATATTTTATCGGACTCTATCGTATATGAGGTCCTGCAAACTGTCATGTCCTTGGCTTGTAATAAAAAGAGAACTGAAGTTCTaagaaaagctgcagaaatGTCAATGATGTCAATCACTGTGAAAGTCTTCGGCAAGTTGCGAGGAATTCAGGCCACTGACCTGCAAAAGTACATTAACGACGAAGATTTCTCTAAAAATGTTCTGAAAGACGATGTTATTGGTACATCTCAGGATTCGCCTCCTGAAGAAGATTTAAAGGACGCAGAGTCTTGTTCAAGCAGTATAAGGACAGATGTGATTGAGAAAAGTACACGGCAGTTGGAAGAAAACTATGGTCTTCCGGTGATAAGAGACTACCTTGGAATCTTGGTTTCTTTAATCATGCCAGAAAACCAATTCAAACATAACAACTCAACCAAAGTATTTGGTCTCAACTTACTTAACACAGCAATTGAGGTATCTGGAAATTTGTTTCCCATTCATCCTCGTCTTTTCAACCTTGTTTCCGACCCAATCTTCAAGAATGTTCTTTATATCATTCAGAATACCGAAAAGCTCTCACTTCTTCAGTCCGCGTTACAACTATTCACTACGCTGGTTATAATCCTTGGCGAACATCTGCAAAGACAGATTGAGTTAACCTTTACAAGCATTTTGgaaatcttgaaaacaaatcGAGCAACGAATCCCAAAGCAcgttcttcagcagcaaaGGAGCTAATTACCGAACAAATTTCTATTCTCTGGACAAGAACACCATCTTTCTTCACAAGGATGTTTATGAACTTTGACTGTAACTTGAACAGGTCAGACCTATCAACTACAGTTATAGAGTCACTCACCAAATTGGCGCTTCCTGAATCCGCACTTACCACTGCAGACAGCGTACCCCCCATTTGCCTGGAAGGCTTGATTTCACTAGTTGATAACATGCATGATCGCATAGAAGGAGAAGACCGTTCATTGCTGTCCCAAAGCCCACCAATAAAAGCTCTCAAGGAACGAGCAAAAAAGACCGAGTTCATTAAATGCACAGAATCTTTCAATGAGAAGCCTAAGAAGGGAATTCCTCTTTTGATCGAACACAAATTCATCGAATCCGACTCAGAGACTGACATTGCAAAAttcctctttgaaaaaaacgGGAgactcaacaaaaaatcTATTGGCGAGCACTTGGCCAACCCCGACAATATTTCATTGCTTAAGAAATTCGTGAATctctttgatttcaagGGTTTGCGTATTGACGAAGCATTGCGTATAATGCTTACAAAGTTTCGTTTACCAGGTGAATCTCAGCAGATAGAAAGAATAGTTGAAACTTTCTCCGCAAAGTATGTTGAGAGCCAGGAATATGACCCAGAAAAAGCCGGCTTAGATATAGAAAATGACTACAGTACGGTACAGCCTGACGCAGACTCAGTTTTTATCCTGAGTTATTCTGTCATTCTGTTGAACACAGATCTACACAACCCCCTTGTGAAGAAACATATGACTTTTGATGACTATACTTACAACCTCAAAGGATGTAACAATCAGAAAGATTTTCCAATGTGGTACCTTGACAGAATCTTCTGCTCCATCCGTGATAAGGAAATTGTCATGCCAGAAGAGCACCACGGCACGGACAAGTGGTTTGATGATGCTTGGAATAATCTGGTATCATCAACTACCGTAGTAACTCAGACATCAGATACTCTCGATGAGGAGAGAGCGAGCCTTGACAAGTCAtgtcttcttcaatttgaCAAAGAAATATTCAGCATAGTTGGTTCATCGATAGTTCAAACTTTGTTTAAGATATTCGAAGTTGCTTCTGATGACCACATAAGCACAAGGATGCTAACCAGCATCGATAAGTGCTCCCATATAGCATGCTTTTTTGGGCAAAACAAGTTGTTCAACGACATCATCGAACAAATTGCCAAATCAACGCTATTAACCAAGCAGATCACAAACAACTCCTCGGAAAACCAAGAGTTGGAAGGCATTCCCGTTGTTCAAATCAACTTGGAAGAGTCGAAGGAAACCCTAACCGTGAGCAGTCTTTCAGTAAGGTTTGGCCGTAACTTTAAAAGCCAGTTATGCACTGTTGTCCTCTTCCGCTTTCTAcagaaaaatcaaaactctcaaatTATGAGCGAGACAGCGTGGTCGCTCATAGTTGAGATACTTCTGAACTTATTTGAACATGCCATGATCTCCCCAGATATATTTCCTGATCTTCAAAATAAGCTGAGGATCGGAAATCTCCCCAAGCCAACTCCCGAATATTCTATCAACAAGTCGAAAGTCAACAGAGGCCTTCTATCAACTTTTGCTTCGTATCTAAAGGGTGATGAAGAGCCAACTGAGGAGGAGTTGAGCGCCTCAATCAGTGCAATGGAATGTATTCGGTCCAGTCATATTTCTTCGTCGATTTTTGGTAACGAGATAAATGTCATGAGCATGCTAATTTCCGTTCTTTTGAATAGCATTccaatgaaaaaaaatgctGAGAATTTCAGATATTTTGAACCCGAAGTCctgtttttgatggaaCTGGCTTTGGCCTCCTATTTGTTTTGTAAACATGATaaagaagttggaaaagctgttttGGCAAAGTTATCTGAAATTGGGTTGATTGGTGGCTCCTTTAAAGGTTTCAAGCGTCGTATATTGGCCTACAAACTGCTTCTGGTTTCAGTTTTGGAAGAGCCGAATGCAATCACAAAGCTTATAAATGAAGATCTCCTCGCAGAAAATGAGATTTACGATCAAAAGTTTTTTGCTAGCGATCAAGGCTCAGAAATGCTGAGGATGCTTCTTTCACTGACCGAGATTGAAAACTATAGTGCCGTATTGTATCAAAATGAAGGCTTCTGGAAAGTCTTGCGTGCATTCGCCTCTGCTGAAAGACATACATGTACTGTATTTGAGTACCTAAATGGAtcaatattgaaaaaggaaaacTCGATCTCAAGTACAAACTTCCTCTGGGTTCTCGGGCTTCTTGACGAAATTTCTTCCATTGGAGCAATTGGAAGTAAGTGGGAAGAAGAATATGAAAAGTCTTCAGAGAATGGTCAGGCAAAGAATCAGGAGAACCCTTaccaagaaactgttgaGACATCACTGAAATCGATCAATGCTACCACCCACCTTATCAAATTGAAAAGGCGAGATGTGTTGAGTAAAGCTGAATTGGTTGGTCTCTTGCAAGCTCTCGGGCATCAATGTTTCAATCCCTGTTACCAACTCAGAACTTATGCCGTTGGGTCTTTGGAATCTACAATCCTTGAGAATTTAGACACTTTTTCTGATACTTTAACGATATctgaagttgttgataACGGATTTCTGGTAATGATGGAAGGTGAAAATAAACCTACGGCTATTCCAGAAGTTTTGTCgctcttttccaaagttTACATTCACTACCTCAAGTTAGGAAAAGCAGAAAATGATTCATTTCTCAAAATCCTCAACGTATTCAATAAATACGTTGAGAATCCGACAGTTGAGAAAATATTGCAGGATCTTCTTGCAGAGAAAAAGCAGCGTGAACAGCCAACCGAGACTCAGTCAACTGAGGTACAGCTAAGTCAGACAAAGCCAACCGAGACACAGTCAACCGAGGCACTTAATAATGATGAAAAGCCTTAA
- the CPR7 gene encoding peptidylprolyl isomerase CPR7 (similar to uniprot|P47103 Saccharomyces cerevisiae YJR032W CPR7 Peptidyl-prolyl cis-trans isomerase (cyclophilin) catalyzes the cis-trans isomerization of peptide bonds N-terminal to proline residues binds to Hsp82p and contributes to chaperone activity) yields MSRSNVYMDIKIGDEKVGRIVIELFDDKAPKSSKNFYHLCKGDAQIGSRQLWYKNNFFHRVIQSFMVQAGDIIYGSKGPEKSDDIGKGGCSIFGKKDELDLDSTLETVGGVRCCGIFEDENLGDFTEPFMVAMANMGEADTNSSQFFITTCSSPHLNNKHSVIGRVVYGKSVVRSIEHTAVDSDGFPTTPVLIEDCGEWNETLGIPLYNASNNTIGGDVFEEYPDDDLNFDKDSAEKAYEASCIIKDSGSLLFKSKDYQNAYFKYRKALKYVNEFIPDIDMDKVFYEKFTELKAKLYLNLILVMFNQKKYEDAIKYSVYLLEIPEASGLDRAKAYYRSGNCHLMKKRFDKALADFNACKEHNPNDEAVDKKIGEAQNKLEESKERTRKSIAKFFS; encoded by the coding sequence ATGAGCAGAAGCAATGTGTATATGGACATCAAAATTGGGGATGAAAAAGTCGGAAGAATAGTAATTGAACTGTTCGACGACAAAGCTCCCAAAAGCAGTAAGAATTTCTACCACCTATGCAAAGGCGATGCCCAGATTGGGAGCCGTCAATTGTGGTATAAAAACAACTTCTTCCACCGAGTAATTCAGAGTTTTATGGTGCAAGCCGGTGATATAATTTACGGTTCAAAAGGACCTGAAAAATCTGATGACATCGGCAAGGGAGGCTGCTCGATCTTTGGCAAGAAAGATGAGCTCGATTTGGACAGCACATTGGAAACCGTTGGTGGTGTACGTTGCTGTGGAATATTTGAAGACGAAAACCTAGGTGACTTCACAGAGCCATTTATGGTTGCGATGGCTAATATGGGCGAGGCCGACACTAATAGCTCGCAGTTTTTCATCACCACTTGCTCCTCGCCGCATTTGAACAATAAGCATAGCGTTATTGGTCGAGTTGTGTACGGAAAGTCGGTTGTGAGAAGCATAGAGCATACGGCGGTTGATTCCGATGGATTCCCCACTACGCCTGTTTTAATAGAAGACTGCGGCGAATGGAACGAAACTCTCGGGATTCCTCTATACAACGCCTCAAACAACACTATCGGAGGagatgttttcgaagaataCCCAGATGACGATCTGAATTTTGACAAAGAttcagcagaaaaagcttaTGAGGCATCCTGTATCATCAAGGATTCGGGCTCGCTGTTGTTTAAATCAAAAGACTACCAAAATGCATACTTCAAGTACAGAAAAGCACTCAAGTATGTCAATGAGTTCATACCTGACATTGACATGGATAAAGTGTTCTACGAGAAGTTTACCGAATTAAAAGCAAAGCTATACTTGAATTTGATCCTAGTTATgttcaatcaaaagaagtACGAAGATGCTATCAAGTATTCTGTTTACCTCCTTGAGATTCCAGAAGCCTCTGGGCTTGACAGAGCTAAAGCGTACTATAGGAGCGGCAATTGTCATCTAAtgaaaaaaagatttgataAGGCCCTTGCAGATTTCAATGCATGCAAAGAACACAATCCAAATGACGAAGCTGTAGATAAAAAGATTGGAGAAGCACAAAATAAACTGGAGGAGTCCAAggaaagaacaaggaagAGCATTGCAAAATTCTTCAGTTAG